A genomic stretch from candidate division WOR-3 bacterium includes:
- a CDS encoding DUF2791 family P-loop domain-containing protein: protein MDRELARAIINKLGSTGTPPEFGIEAFTVGLDRLLQVVEDEYLNGILKYNLSSFKLVTGNYGGGKTHFLYAVRNRAFKHNYCVAYVSLSPIECPFDKLELVYKMVALNLTAPQETSRLATLTDKGIDAVIRHWAATWRSKEDKPERLQEYLLQLPVPDSTSFFNGVKGAFSALLAEDIDGFTEAVQWLKGEEISREARARFKISERIDKSTAFRMLRSLIQWVHTIGFRGVVLLFDEAERGMSISSSRDRRRALDNLRQLVDECGNSRLPGAMFFYAVPDENLLLEGSGPVYEALKQRLRSGFSEANPVGVRINLEELGIEPVSFLEELGRRLVDLFETAYGAKVSGVERSLKLLAETAVRGFVLDVSYRRLFVVAAVEFLHQVRANPGLVLTERDAEKLLRVTTQRLERSEQEKVEREEF from the coding sequence ATGGATAGAGAACTGGCAAGGGCAATTATCAATAAATTAGGCTCAACCGGCACACCACCCGAGTTCGGGATTGAGGCGTTTACGGTCGGGCTGGACCGGCTGTTGCAGGTGGTGGAGGATGAGTATCTGAACGGGATTTTGAAGTACAATCTGTCCAGTTTTAAACTGGTTACCGGGAATTACGGCGGGGGCAAGACGCACTTTCTTTATGCGGTGCGCAACCGGGCGTTTAAGCACAATTACTGTGTGGCGTATGTGAGTTTGTCGCCGATTGAATGTCCGTTTGATAAACTGGAACTGGTTTACAAGATGGTGGCGCTCAATCTGACCGCACCGCAGGAGACAAGCCGCTTGGCAACGCTGACCGACAAGGGGATTGATGCGGTGATTCGGCACTGGGCAGCAACCTGGCGCAGTAAGGAGGACAAGCCAGAGCGGTTGCAGGAGTATCTGTTGCAGTTACCGGTGCCGGACTCAACCAGTTTCTTTAACGGGGTGAAGGGTGCGTTCAGCGCCCTGTTAGCCGAAGATATTGACGGGTTCACCGAAGCGGTGCAGTGGCTTAAGGGTGAGGAGATTTCCCGCGAGGCACGGGCGCGGTTTAAGATTTCCGAGCGGATTGACAAGTCAACCGCATTCCGGATGCTGCGCTCCTTGATTCAGTGGGTGCATACGATTGGGTTTCGGGGCGTGGTTTTGCTGTTTGATGAGGCGGAGCGGGGGATGTCAATCTCTTCGTCAAGGGACCGACGCCGGGCGCTGGACAATCTGCGGCAGTTGGTTGATGAGTGCGGTAACTCGCGTTTGCCCGGAGCGATGTTTTTCTATGCGGTGCCGGATGAGAATCTGCTTTTGGAGGGTTCGGGACCGGTTTACGAGGCGCTGAAGCAGCGGTTGCGCAGCGGGTTTTCTGAGGCAAATCCGGTCGGGGTGCGGATTAACTTAGAGGAGTTGGGTATTGAGCCGGTGTCGTTTCTGGAGGAACTGGGCAGGCGGCTCGTTGACCTTTTTGAGACCGCTTACGGGGCAAAGGTCAGCGGTGTGGAGCGGAGTTTGAAACTGCTTGCTGAGACTGCGGTCAGGGGGTTTGTGCTTGATGTTAGTTACCGGCGGTTGTTTGTTGTTGCGGCGGTGGAGTTTTTGCATCAGGTGCGCGCCAATCCGGGGTTGGTGTTGACCGAGCGGGATGCGGAGAAACTTTTGCGGGTGACAACCCAGCGCCTGGAGCGGAGCGAGCAGGAGAAGGTGGAGCGTGAAGAGTTCTAA